Proteins encoded in a region of the Hippopotamus amphibius kiboko isolate mHipAmp2 chromosome 11, mHipAmp2.hap2, whole genome shotgun sequence genome:
- the DEFB112 gene encoding beta-defensin 112 has product MKILLFFSISFVFENVFIPPAGSKKHYVALNGRLACTMLGGQCKNKCGEKEFRMIYCERPAALCCMRECDPKK; this is encoded by the exons ATGAagatccttctctttttctccatttcatttgtCTTTGAGAATGTCTTCATTCCACCAG ctGGAAGCAAAAAGCACTATGTTGCCCTTAATGGGAGGCTCGCATGTACGATGCTTGGTGgtcaatgtaaaaataaatgcgGTGAAAAAGAATTTAGGATGATATACTGTGAAAGACCTGCAGCTCTTTGCTGCATGAGAGAATGTGACCCTAAGAAATAA